One window from the genome of Pseudobacteriovorax antillogorgiicola encodes:
- a CDS encoding ATP-binding protein: MSLYYYIFALLISYDPVLLAFVKAYDFDFQKESEKLKSKEYLETSYQQKLKWLDVNIESTTVRRYFASQVKVDEAMDRGDYTEAYKYCQQVPPDPQDLDARINCASSAEGVLPITKLTDELNEVISLAKTNGNISALASAYSNLGWYQSLEGDIASSFDSYQKALVIVPKDKFESFSYLYHNAATLYIEHGNLSYVRKGIDLLNEIRSIAYKKIEEDNLEKGRKNSLVRDIQIASYNIGNAYLILQEYEASVREFEAARAYKAWEVFSVTFAALAAAYADDNVKARKYLSEMPSDDDRSPVERSYLSCYRELIKKKIEGASNLKSCLELHNEVPVSVKIDVYKRILAFEGTKYEVSVLRNFYDLYLQSIEKAYKDSASQAASLVELSRLETELIIRDQKLALGETIRRLFYVLLLALFLLSMLFVMVARSRKVIKDQSKDLSIQKDILQQILDHIDEGIIKINRDLSISPIYSKFSTKLLGQNPDQINTKQLLEMLGTSPDHVGSSIASLRAAFGEGELAWEMNKHHLPVEGQINGKPFLLYWNCVALDGEVSDVMVAIRDASLKNDLLEERHEKERIVALIQSGEQGSYFISGLYRKLGLIADFVRNSDSRSALGLLHTLKGEARQVHLNEVQDLCHNLELTLKSGNIRDSITILDQLQKEASILSETNKKVFHQSSVKPTLLQQINSILIESQKRLSNVGLTMTANLHIQWHLLRDEDLDSLGAIILHGLTNSVDHGFLRPKMKDSLTTREAKIELSIRSIGANMVLEIADNGAGIDIEVIKQKCIEHGLDFDESNLDQILAHPEFSTVSSGDVSKTSGQGLGFGALVSAADNLGAGITIANNPDSGTRLTVAWSQPL, encoded by the coding sequence ATGAGCCTCTACTATTACATATTTGCGTTGTTAATAAGCTACGACCCAGTTCTGCTAGCTTTCGTGAAAGCCTATGACTTCGACTTTCAAAAGGAATCAGAGAAACTTAAATCAAAGGAATACCTCGAAACAAGTTATCAGCAAAAGCTTAAATGGTTGGACGTGAATATAGAGAGCACGACCGTGCGTCGTTATTTTGCCTCGCAAGTGAAGGTGGACGAAGCTATGGATCGGGGCGATTACACTGAAGCCTACAAGTATTGTCAACAGGTCCCTCCTGATCCACAAGACTTAGACGCTCGAATCAACTGTGCTAGTAGTGCTGAAGGTGTGTTGCCCATCACTAAACTCACGGACGAACTAAACGAAGTTATCAGTCTAGCTAAAACGAATGGTAACATCTCTGCACTAGCATCAGCCTATTCAAACCTGGGGTGGTATCAATCTTTGGAAGGAGATATCGCCAGTTCTTTTGATAGCTATCAAAAAGCTCTCGTAATCGTGCCCAAGGATAAGTTCGAGTCTTTCAGTTATCTTTATCATAATGCTGCCACACTATATATCGAGCATGGCAACCTAAGCTATGTAAGAAAGGGTATTGATCTGCTCAATGAGATTCGATCTATTGCATATAAGAAGATTGAGGAGGATAACCTTGAGAAAGGAAGAAAGAATTCTCTAGTTCGCGATATTCAGATTGCATCTTACAATATTGGGAATGCTTATTTGATACTACAAGAGTACGAGGCTTCGGTCCGTGAGTTCGAGGCTGCTCGGGCTTATAAGGCTTGGGAGGTATTCTCTGTAACATTCGCGGCTCTTGCTGCTGCCTATGCAGATGACAATGTGAAAGCTCGTAAGTATCTTTCAGAAATGCCAAGTGACGATGATAGGAGTCCTGTGGAGAGGAGCTATCTTTCTTGTTATAGAGAATTGATCAAAAAAAAGATCGAAGGTGCTTCAAATCTGAAATCCTGCCTGGAACTTCATAATGAAGTTCCAGTTTCCGTAAAAATAGATGTTTATAAACGGATATTAGCATTTGAAGGTACTAAATATGAAGTTTCAGTACTCAGGAATTTTTATGATCTCTACTTGCAAAGCATTGAGAAAGCTTATAAGGATAGTGCCTCACAGGCAGCTTCACTGGTAGAGCTGTCACGATTAGAGACCGAACTTATTATTCGCGATCAAAAGCTAGCTCTTGGAGAAACCATAAGAAGGCTTTTCTATGTACTACTCCTAGCATTATTTCTCTTGTCCATGTTATTTGTTATGGTCGCTCGATCTCGTAAGGTTATCAAAGACCAAAGTAAAGATTTATCGATTCAAAAAGATATTCTCCAACAGATACTAGATCACATCGATGAGGGCATTATTAAGATCAACAGAGATCTATCTATCAGCCCTATTTATTCTAAGTTTTCGACGAAACTCCTAGGTCAGAATCCCGATCAAATCAATACCAAGCAGTTATTAGAGATGCTCGGTACGAGCCCTGATCATGTAGGCAGCAGTATCGCCTCCTTAAGAGCAGCTTTTGGAGAAGGTGAGTTGGCATGGGAGATGAATAAGCACCACCTTCCTGTAGAGGGGCAGATCAACGGGAAACCATTTTTGCTTTATTGGAACTGCGTTGCCCTCGATGGTGAAGTAAGCGATGTGATGGTTGCTATTCGTGATGCAAGTCTCAAAAACGATCTCCTTGAAGAACGTCACGAAAAAGAAAGAATAGTTGCTCTAATCCAGTCTGGGGAGCAAGGATCTTACTTCATTAGTGGGCTTTATAGAAAGCTCGGTCTGATCGCTGATTTTGTCAGGAATAGCGATAGTCGCAGCGCGCTAGGCCTTCTTCATACGCTGAAAGGGGAGGCGCGACAAGTTCACCTTAACGAAGTTCAGGATTTATGTCATAACTTGGAACTTACGTTAAAATCAGGTAATATTCGAGACTCTATAACTATTCTTGATCAGCTTCAAAAAGAAGCAAGTATTCTTTCAGAGACAAACAAGAAAGTATTTCATCAAAGCAGCGTTAAACCAACTTTACTTCAGCAAATTAATAGTATTTTGATCGAATCACAAAAGCGACTCAGCAACGTCGGCCTAACGATGACTGCGAATTTGCATATTCAATGGCACCTCTTGCGGGATGAAGACCTTGATAGTCTTGGGGCGATCATACTCCATGGGCTCACGAATTCCGTAGATCACGGTTTTCTTCGTCCAAAAATGAAAGACTCCCTAACCACAAGAGAAGCAAAGATTGAATTGAGCATTAGGAGTATTGGGGCGAATATGGTCTTGGAAATAGCCGATAATGGCGCTGGAATCGACATAGAAGTTATCAAACAGAAATGTATCGAACATGGGTTAGATTTTGACGAATCAAATTTAGATCAGATACTTGCTCACCCAGAATTTTCCACTGTGAGTAGCGGAGATGTCTCAAAGACATCTGGCCAGGGGCTGGGTTTCGGTGCTTTGGTGAGTGCAGCTGATAATTTGGGTGCGGGAATCACAATCGCTAATAATCCCGACAGTGGGACTAGGCTTACAGTAGCATGGTCCCAACCCCTGTGA
- a CDS encoding YncE family protein, translated as MKAQNAELCLKIVSICTFCIGFMSSAHGYANYDKGGEHPDTKQVMFVGNNWDGTVTVIEPEGAYSHVGRMNAIPDYEERMKEIKGSPIRMFFFYGIRATVGEGNDQFVDDMYSTPDGSALVISRPSFADVVSISLQTGKINWRFPVEGYRADHMAVSPDGREVAVSASTGNVVHLLDIYTGKENGRFETGDKPHENKYINGGRYVFNAAIGDVNTPFDAPWLDFTKGDRKITIYDRESKSVTNHIDMRDRLDAFGRKDLSDSIRPYTFSPDEKTLYFQVSFFNGVVEYDFATDSITRIIPLPEGAAPKSRVSYVNDSRHHGLSINSDGTKLCVAGTMDEYATIVDISSGETGPIISAGKPYWATESADGQACVISESDTDVVTVIDFESGEKIMSVDVGNHPQRVRLGVVPRGWQSPSENRG; from the coding sequence ATGAAAGCTCAAAATGCCGAACTTTGCCTCAAAATAGTTTCTATATGCACCTTTTGCATAGGATTCATGTCTTCTGCACATGGCTACGCTAATTACGACAAGGGTGGCGAACACCCAGACACCAAGCAAGTGATGTTTGTAGGGAACAATTGGGATGGAACTGTGACGGTGATCGAGCCGGAGGGTGCTTACTCTCATGTAGGACGCATGAACGCCATTCCGGATTATGAAGAGCGTATGAAAGAAATAAAGGGCAGTCCGATCAGGATGTTCTTTTTCTATGGAATTCGTGCGACAGTCGGTGAGGGCAATGATCAATTTGTGGATGACATGTACTCTACTCCTGATGGCTCGGCTTTGGTGATATCTCGCCCGAGCTTTGCGGATGTAGTATCGATCTCTCTTCAAACTGGTAAAATTAATTGGCGCTTCCCAGTTGAAGGTTACCGTGCAGACCATATGGCTGTTTCTCCTGACGGCCGTGAGGTTGCTGTTTCTGCGTCAACAGGCAATGTCGTTCACCTTCTCGATATTTATACTGGTAAAGAGAATGGTCGCTTTGAAACGGGTGATAAACCTCACGAAAACAAGTATATCAACGGCGGTCGCTATGTGTTCAATGCAGCAATAGGCGACGTAAACACGCCATTCGACGCTCCTTGGCTCGACTTTACCAAGGGTGACCGGAAAATTACGATTTATGACCGGGAAAGCAAGTCTGTAACAAATCACATTGATATGAGGGATCGCCTTGATGCCTTTGGCCGCAAGGATCTATCGGATTCGATTCGCCCTTACACCTTCAGTCCTGACGAAAAAACACTGTACTTTCAGGTTTCATTTTTCAATGGTGTGGTGGAGTATGACTTTGCAACGGATTCAATTACGAGGATCATTCCCTTGCCCGAGGGAGCAGCTCCCAAAAGTCGGGTATCTTATGTGAACGATAGTCGCCACCATGGACTTTCGATCAACTCCGACGGCACTAAGTTATGTGTTGCAGGAACGATGGATGAGTATGCAACCATCGTAGATATAAGTAGCGGAGAAACAGGCCCTATCATTTCGGCTGGTAAGCCCTACTGGGCGACAGAAAGCGCCGATGGTCAGGCTTGTGTCATTTCAGAGAGTGATACAGACGTGGTGACTGTAATTGATTTCGAATCTGGCGAGAAGATTATGTCTGTGGACGTTGGGAACCATCCACAACGAGTTCGCCTAGGTGTCGTACCCCGTGGTTGGCAAAGCCCCAGTGAAAATCGAGGTTAG
- a CDS encoding leucine-rich repeat domain-containing protein, whose translation MKLQILLSASCLLGQSGLATELGSSSEAGATTAPSAQDSCVEMVNAGIANDHFLKVAADYYRISLENNNEACSQLLVKLEETKTMSLRRTGLVDLTGVQWLTGASYLKLSQNRIENIDALSEMDKLESLDISRNRITDLSPLRRLSHLSSLRAGDNGLSSLVGVEGLTNLSYLSIARNQVSDLSHLESLENLEVLAIGDNQVTDLSPIANLKNLKTVTLAFNRICDSSQQELANDLIERGVDVVGLDYQECPAEPEVEEKPETDVDHQSTEA comes from the coding sequence ATGAAGCTACAAATTCTACTTTCTGCCTCTTGTCTACTAGGACAATCAGGCCTTGCTACAGAGCTTGGATCATCTAGTGAAGCAGGTGCTACAACGGCACCATCTGCTCAAGATTCTTGTGTTGAAATGGTGAATGCCGGTATAGCAAATGACCATTTTTTAAAGGTTGCTGCTGACTACTACCGAATTTCTTTGGAAAACAACAATGAAGCTTGTAGTCAACTGCTAGTAAAGTTAGAAGAAACTAAAACCATGTCCCTTCGAAGAACGGGTCTTGTTGATTTAACAGGAGTACAATGGCTTACTGGTGCTAGCTATCTTAAACTAAGTCAGAATAGAATCGAAAATATCGACGCTTTGTCAGAAATGGATAAGCTTGAAAGTCTAGATATTTCTCGCAATCGGATTACTGACCTGAGCCCATTGAGACGTTTGAGTCATCTAAGCTCACTTCGTGCTGGAGACAATGGTCTAAGTAGCTTGGTGGGTGTCGAGGGATTGACGAACCTTAGCTATCTATCGATTGCAAGAAACCAAGTGAGCGACCTATCTCATTTAGAAAGCCTTGAGAATCTTGAGGTTCTAGCAATTGGTGACAATCAGGTAACTGACTTAAGTCCTATCGCGAACCTAAAGAATCTTAAAACAGTAACCCTAGCCTTCAATAGAATCTGTGATAGCTCTCAACAGGAACTTGCTAACGATCTCATCGAGCGAGGAGTTGATGTTGTAGGGCTTGATTACCAAGAGTGTCCCGCAGAACCAGAAGTAGAAGAAAAGCCTGAGACTGACGTTGATCATCAGTCAACAGAAGCTTAA
- a CDS encoding leucine-rich repeat domain-containing protein — MRMLLLWFFTITVCACTHSDNNFVDYCSQAKQERFHQLLLESQLVKNFSKGQCQKAFDQLHDDVGVQLIDVGITNLQFLSDFRDTKALIVSRNNITSLEGLQGLEQLQKLDFSFNEVRSLEAIRGLANLRSLRFFKNEVSNLQPIASLTKMIRLSAPYNRIKSLNGIEKLSRLETLRIHGNEISSIEPILSLPNIKYLSVGMNRICDPKEKEKLKRHVPKVVGLDKQNC, encoded by the coding sequence ATGAGAATGTTATTGCTTTGGTTTTTTACCATTACTGTTTGTGCTTGCACCCACTCGGACAACAATTTTGTGGATTACTGCTCGCAAGCAAAGCAAGAACGTTTCCATCAGCTATTATTAGAGTCGCAGCTGGTTAAAAACTTTAGTAAAGGGCAGTGCCAGAAGGCTTTTGATCAACTGCATGACGATGTCGGTGTTCAGCTAATCGATGTTGGCATCACAAACCTTCAGTTTTTAAGTGACTTTAGAGATACGAAAGCCCTTATTGTTAGTCGCAATAATATAACTTCTCTAGAAGGGCTTCAAGGTTTAGAGCAATTGCAGAAGCTCGATTTCAGTTTCAATGAGGTCAGATCACTAGAAGCCATTCGCGGTTTAGCAAATCTGAGATCCCTTCGATTCTTTAAAAATGAAGTTTCCAATCTCCAACCAATAGCTTCACTTACAAAGATGATTAGGTTATCTGCGCCTTATAACCGGATTAAGAGTTTAAACGGCATAGAAAAATTAAGTCGTTTAGAGACACTAAGAATTCATGGCAATGAGATTAGTAGCATTGAGCCTATCCTATCTTTGCCCAACATAAAGTATCTGTCTGTCGGAATGAATCGTATATGCGATCCGAAAGAAAAAGAAAAACTAAAACGTCATGTGCCCAAGGTCGTCGGGCTTGATAAGCAAAATTGTTAG
- a CDS encoding response regulator gives MTNKLIKMKTKSSFNQESRKAFLEELHGHQADESWQSAVAQDEPWALTHEAKRLSKSSLLDERQQADSLSNKLKEQGFVSRADKIRKLREARQNRAKLMVLASTESTVEASRQLENCDIEVFNNPKLALEAIKLRDFSAYIIDFDLPLANGLQFMTSIHHQDFEHRALVILVAKDITPEMIKQGRTLSVNHWLIPDDLEKKLAGAVAQLKDP, from the coding sequence ATGACTAACAAGCTTATTAAAATGAAGACAAAAAGCTCTTTCAATCAGGAGTCGCGAAAGGCATTTCTTGAAGAGCTTCACGGTCATCAGGCAGACGAGTCTTGGCAATCAGCAGTCGCTCAGGATGAACCCTGGGCGCTGACCCACGAAGCCAAACGCCTTTCAAAAAGCTCCCTTCTCGACGAACGTCAACAAGCCGACAGCTTATCGAATAAACTGAAAGAGCAAGGGTTTGTCAGCCGTGCTGATAAGATTCGTAAGCTCCGAGAAGCCAGACAAAACAGAGCAAAGCTCATGGTTTTAGCATCCACAGAATCGACCGTAGAGGCTAGTCGCCAGCTAGAAAACTGTGACATTGAAGTCTTCAATAACCCCAAGCTCGCCTTAGAGGCTATCAAGCTTCGAGATTTTTCTGCATACATTATCGACTTTGATTTGCCATTGGCCAATGGCCTTCAATTCATGACGAGTATCCATCACCAAGATTTTGAGCATAGAGCCTTAGTGATTTTAGTTGCAAAGGACATTACTCCCGAGATGATCAAGCAGGGGCGCACCCTGAGCGTTAATCATTGGCTGATTCCCGATGACCTTGAGAAGAAACTAGCTGGTGCCGTGGCGCAGTTGAAGGACCCATAA
- a CDS encoding tetratricopeptide repeat protein, whose product MNVNINAEKIIDKSAITLVVEANVNLRTMITNNLKSLGFENLHVSNDFATAMGILESENIDWVVSSLQTESKTNVYHALGLCTKHDSLKNTLFTVFLNEPDKKHIPHLAANGAFSWFNIRTTDEYIRSIFNELFELIESKKADPVLIAAFFYQSYLFDQGKYNEGIYLYQNLLNIYPGDPEILLATAEAQLLAGQKKDGTLTLQQLTTLSPSHQGDAQKLADQFLGGKLPSLASGSSKQNPFGIREAVLVRLDAHSHSVEEEAFKELQVPYQVMTTSEDALIYLRDAQEPTIMFHGWWQDGINAAAFLQEFRDLCPHTVLTTVFGGLDQADYALLDELNSAMVIKPPLDRQKLIEKTIWAIQQDRRPLEKKFLMNRIFQALEDENIDLAIKFKEDLEQNALANQGDIYLVTAEILLKQDKAGDAVECGINALKYNGDPVASLNVMGKAFMKLGAFDKAFQSFDQAQELSPLSIKRLCVMAEAQFEMGQTNEANELLDEARGIREDSLDILETDAKQKIADGDIEIGKDLLSKLGSIKDIIAYLNNKAVTLAIEKKFDEAIKLYQQAYDSIPDEHVKFKSTINFNLGLLFLRTGDMDRAETTLRLCTPQENRKIAEKASKIIASIEEARTKSKILKMKEKEAPPPFKLSDDSAKKIRRSMRIVKSETIITKGERCLFLIVSADSQLKLVTESLASLPAFKTKRETTLQDKKVWV is encoded by the coding sequence GTGAATGTAAACATTAATGCTGAAAAGATAATCGATAAATCTGCTATCACATTGGTGGTCGAAGCCAACGTCAACCTCCGTACCATGATCACAAACAACCTAAAAAGCTTAGGCTTTGAAAATCTTCATGTATCAAATGACTTCGCGACTGCTATGGGTATTCTAGAGTCGGAGAATATCGATTGGGTGGTTAGTTCGCTGCAAACCGAAAGCAAAACAAATGTCTACCATGCACTTGGTCTGTGCACCAAACACGATAGTTTAAAAAACACCCTATTCACTGTTTTCTTGAACGAACCAGATAAAAAGCACATCCCACACCTTGCGGCCAACGGTGCGTTCTCTTGGTTCAATATTCGTACCACGGACGAATATATAAGAAGCATATTCAATGAGCTATTTGAACTTATCGAATCCAAAAAGGCCGACCCAGTTCTCATTGCGGCATTCTTCTATCAAAGCTACCTGTTCGACCAGGGGAAGTATAACGAAGGGATTTACCTCTACCAAAATCTTCTTAATATTTATCCAGGTGATCCAGAGATCCTGCTTGCCACTGCCGAAGCTCAACTACTCGCTGGCCAAAAGAAGGATGGGACTCTTACCCTGCAACAGCTAACCACGTTAAGCCCGAGCCACCAAGGAGACGCTCAGAAGCTCGCCGATCAATTCTTAGGTGGCAAACTTCCAAGCCTAGCTTCTGGATCATCCAAACAAAATCCCTTCGGTATCCGTGAAGCCGTGCTGGTTCGCCTGGATGCACATTCACACTCTGTAGAGGAAGAAGCCTTTAAAGAGCTACAGGTTCCCTACCAGGTCATGACCACATCAGAAGACGCATTGATTTATCTTCGCGATGCCCAAGAGCCCACAATTATGTTTCACGGTTGGTGGCAGGATGGTATCAACGCCGCGGCCTTCCTCCAAGAGTTTCGTGATCTTTGCCCTCACACTGTGTTGACAACGGTTTTTGGCGGACTTGATCAAGCAGATTACGCCCTCCTCGACGAATTGAACAGTGCCATGGTGATTAAGCCCCCTTTGGATCGGCAGAAACTCATAGAAAAGACGATTTGGGCCATCCAGCAAGACAGGCGTCCACTCGAAAAAAAGTTTCTCATGAATCGAATCTTCCAAGCCTTAGAAGATGAGAACATAGATCTGGCGATCAAATTCAAAGAAGACTTGGAGCAAAATGCTCTCGCTAACCAAGGCGATATTTATCTTGTTACCGCCGAGATTCTATTGAAACAGGATAAGGCAGGAGACGCTGTAGAGTGTGGGATCAACGCTCTCAAATACAATGGTGATCCGGTCGCTAGTTTAAATGTTATGGGTAAGGCATTTATGAAGCTTGGCGCTTTTGACAAGGCATTTCAATCTTTCGATCAAGCTCAGGAACTATCTCCATTGAGTATCAAGCGCTTATGTGTCATGGCTGAAGCACAGTTTGAGATGGGCCAGACCAATGAAGCCAATGAACTTCTAGACGAGGCCCGAGGAATCCGGGAAGATAGCCTAGACATCTTGGAAACTGACGCCAAGCAAAAAATTGCTGATGGCGACATCGAGATCGGTAAGGATCTACTATCAAAACTTGGCTCCATCAAGGATATTATTGCTTATCTGAACAATAAGGCTGTTACCCTTGCAATTGAAAAAAAGTTCGACGAAGCTATCAAACTCTATCAACAAGCCTATGATTCGATTCCTGACGAGCATGTAAAGTTCAAAAGCACGATTAATTTTAATTTAGGTCTACTATTCTTGCGCACAGGTGATATGGATAGGGCTGAAACAACATTAAGGCTTTGTACTCCTCAAGAAAACCGAAAAATTGCTGAGAAAGCCAGCAAGATCATCGCATCAATCGAAGAGGCGCGAACGAAAAGTAAAATCCTAAAGATGAAGGAGAAGGAAGCTCCGCCACCATTCAAACTATCCGATGATTCTGCGAAAAAAATACGACGTAGCATGAGAATTGTCAAAAGTGAAACAATTATCACCAAGGGCGAGCGCTGCTTATTTCTCATTGTAAGCGCAGATTCGCAACTGAAGTTAGTGACCGAATCGTTGGCTAGCCTACCTGCTTTCAAAACTAAGCGTGAGACAACTTTGCAGGACAAGAAAGTCTGGGTTTAG